One genomic segment of Ancylobacter sp. IITR112 includes these proteins:
- a CDS encoding pyridoxamine 5'-phosphate oxidase family protein has translation MDEKTTAQAIDRVWEMMADMRICMLVTREGETLRARPMDAHPSREEGCIWFLSDRRGHKDEELERDPQAALTFAKPGDSTYLSVSGQAEVSNDRAKIDELWSDMNKAFWPQGKTDPNICVVRFLPEQAEYWDGPSNSIGVLFKMMSARLSGSPTDLGENRKVPLD, from the coding sequence ATGGACGAGAAGACGACTGCCCAAGCCATCGACCGCGTGTGGGAGATGATGGCGGATATGCGCATCTGCATGCTGGTCACCCGCGAGGGGGAGACGCTGCGCGCCCGCCCGATGGATGCCCATCCCTCGCGCGAGGAAGGCTGCATCTGGTTCCTTTCCGACCGTCGCGGCCACAAGGATGAGGAATTGGAGCGAGACCCGCAGGCGGCCCTCACCTTCGCCAAGCCGGGCGACAGCACCTATCTCTCGGTTTCCGGCCAGGCCGAGGTGTCGAACGACCGCGCCAAGATCGACGAATTGTGGAGCGACATGAACAAGGCGTTCTGGCCCCAGGGCAAGACCGATCCGAATATCTGCGTCGTGCGCTTCCTGCCCGAACAGGCGGAATATTGGGACGGCCCGTCCAACTCGATCGGCGTGCTGTTCAAGATGATGAGCGCGCGTCTTTCCGGCTCGCCCACCGATCTCGGCGAGAACCGCAAGGTGCCGCTGGACTGA
- a CDS encoding SDR family NAD(P)-dependent oxidoreductase: MTITLITGGSRGLGRNTALSVARRGGDVVFTYHSRAEDAQAVVAEIETLGRKAVALQLDTGNIATFPAFAEKLRAALREVWGRDSVDHLVNNAGHGDYASIAETTEAQFDRLVDVHLKGVFFLTQTLLPLIADGGRIVNFSSGLTRFAYPGYAAYAAMKGAVEVLTRYMAKELGPRGIAVNTVAPGAIETDFGGGAVRDNAEINKQLAGITALGRVGVPDDIGPMVASLLSPDNRWVTAQRIEVSGGQAI; encoded by the coding sequence ATGACGATCACCCTCATCACCGGCGGCAGCCGTGGCCTTGGCCGCAACACCGCGCTCAGCGTCGCCCGTCGCGGCGGCGACGTGGTCTTCACCTATCACAGCCGCGCCGAGGACGCGCAGGCCGTGGTCGCCGAGATCGAGACGCTCGGCCGCAAGGCGGTCGCGCTCCAGCTCGACACCGGCAACATCGCCACTTTCCCCGCTTTCGCGGAAAAGCTGCGCGCCGCGCTGCGCGAGGTCTGGGGCCGCGACAGCGTCGACCACCTCGTCAACAATGCCGGCCATGGCGACTATGCGTCCATCGCCGAGACCACCGAAGCGCAGTTCGACCGGCTGGTCGACGTGCATCTGAAAGGTGTGTTCTTCCTCACCCAGACGCTGCTGCCGCTGATCGCCGACGGCGGGCGCATCGTCAATTTCTCCTCCGGCCTTACCCGCTTCGCCTATCCCGGCTATGCCGCCTATGCGGCGATGAAGGGCGCGGTGGAGGTGCTCACGCGCTATATGGCGAAGGAACTCGGCCCGCGCGGCATCGCCGTCAACACGGTGGCGCCGGGGGCGATCGAGACGGATTTCGGCGGCGGCGCGGTGCGCGACAATGCGGAGATCAACAAGCAACTGGCCGGCATCACCGCGCTCGGCCGCGTCGGCGTGCCGGACGATATCGGCCCGATGGTGGCGAGCCTCCTGTCGCCCGACAATCGCTGGGTCACCGCCCAGCGGATCGAAGTGTCGGGCGGTCAGGCGATCTGA
- a CDS encoding site-2 protease family protein produces MAWSLTVGYVYGTAVRIHVTFLLFLAWIWVAYYQRGGAGAAWDGVAFVALLFLCVLLHEFGHIFAARRYGVKTPEVTLWPFGGIARLERIPEKPSEELVVALAGPAVNVVIAAVLLLFLGGNVGVEHIESIENPQVSLLAKLAAANIFLVVFNLIPAFPMDGGRVLRALLAMRMSHAQATQMAASIGQGLAIGLGVLGIFGNPMLIIIAVFVFLAASGEAGQVQMKQVAQGLLVEDAMITQFETLGPTASVGEAAEALIRTTQKEFPIVDGAEHLRGVLTRDAMIHALQAKGPGAPVLEAMAEVPTVGTRTPLDRALALLTQRAAPVVGVVDAGGRLVGLLSPENVGEMMMLRAAQPEARFGPWAKRSPPVRPGA; encoded by the coding sequence ATGGCCTGGTCGCTCACCGTCGGTTACGTCTACGGCACTGCCGTCCGCATCCACGTGACCTTCCTTCTGTTTCTCGCCTGGATCTGGGTCGCCTATTACCAGCGCGGTGGGGCCGGGGCGGCGTGGGACGGGGTGGCCTTCGTGGCGCTTCTGTTCCTGTGCGTGCTGTTGCACGAGTTCGGCCACATCTTCGCGGCGCGGCGCTATGGGGTGAAGACGCCCGAGGTCACGCTCTGGCCCTTCGGTGGCATCGCCCGGCTGGAGCGTATCCCGGAAAAGCCGTCGGAAGAGCTGGTGGTGGCGCTGGCGGGGCCGGCGGTGAATGTGGTGATCGCCGCCGTGCTGCTGCTCTTCCTCGGCGGCAATGTCGGCGTCGAGCATATTGAGAGCATCGAGAACCCGCAGGTCAGCCTGCTGGCGAAGCTCGCGGCAGCCAACATCTTCCTCGTGGTCTTCAACCTCATTCCCGCCTTCCCCATGGATGGCGGGCGGGTGCTGCGGGCGTTGCTGGCGATGCGGATGAGCCACGCGCAGGCGACGCAGATGGCCGCCTCCATCGGCCAGGGCCTCGCCATCGGCCTCGGCGTGCTCGGCATTTTCGGCAACCCGATGCTGATCATCATCGCCGTCTTCGTCTTCCTTGCCGCCTCCGGGGAGGCGGGGCAGGTGCAGATGAAGCAAGTGGCGCAGGGGTTGCTGGTGGAAGACGCGATGATCACCCAGTTCGAGACGCTGGGACCGACCGCCAGTGTCGGCGAGGCGGCGGAAGCGCTGATCCGCACCACGCAGAAGGAGTTCCCCATCGTCGACGGCGCTGAGCATCTGCGCGGGGTGCTCACCCGCGACGCGATGATTCACGCGCTGCAGGCGAAAGGCCCGGGGGCCCCGGTGCTGGAGGCGATGGCGGAGGTGCCGACCGTCGGGACGCGAACGCCGCTCGACCGGGCGCTGGCGCTGCTCACCCAGCGGGCGGCGCCGGTGGTCGGCGTGGTGGATGCCGGCGGGCGGCTGGTCGGCCTGCTCTCGCCGGAGAATGTCGGCGAGATGATGATGCTGCGCGCCGCCCAGCCGGAGGCCCGCTTCGGCCCGTGGGCGAAGCGCAGCCCGCCCGTGCGGCCGGGCGCCTGA
- a CDS encoding AraC family transcriptional regulator N-terminal domain-containing protein has protein sequence MTTLLDILDRHGRRHADANGIATTPIPGVMSFRVAEPSGMSHAIARPLVCLVVQGAKQVTLGVRDFSLRAGESLLISADVPIVSQITMASHTTPYVSLVLELDLAIVAELVREMGPAVAGTAEPVRVDPTDAEVAGAALRLLHLLDRPAALPVLQASLIREMHYWLLAGRHGAAIRRLGWPDSHAQRIGRAVALLRTDYASPVPVARLAEAAGMSPSTFHQHFRAVTSLSPLQFQKQLRLIEARRLMTAEGASASSAAFAVGYESVSQFTREYGRLFGASPVRDVKTAREQVRAA, from the coding sequence ATGACCACGCTGCTCGACATACTGGACCGGCACGGCCGGCGGCACGCCGACGCCAACGGCATCGCGACGACGCCGATCCCCGGCGTCATGTCCTTTCGTGTGGCCGAGCCTTCCGGCATGAGCCACGCCATTGCCCGTCCGCTGGTCTGCCTCGTCGTGCAGGGCGCCAAGCAGGTGACGCTGGGTGTGCGCGACTTCAGCCTGCGCGCCGGCGAATCGCTGCTGATCAGCGCCGATGTGCCGATCGTCAGCCAGATCACCATGGCGAGCCACACCACGCCCTATGTGTCGCTGGTGCTGGAACTCGACCTCGCCATTGTCGCCGAACTGGTGCGCGAAATGGGGCCGGCCGTTGCCGGCACCGCGGAGCCCGTGCGGGTCGATCCCACCGATGCGGAGGTGGCGGGCGCGGCTTTGCGGCTGCTCCACCTGCTCGACCGTCCGGCGGCGCTGCCGGTGCTGCAGGCGTCGCTGATCCGCGAGATGCATTACTGGCTGCTCGCCGGCCGGCACGGTGCCGCCATTCGCCGTCTCGGCTGGCCGGACAGCCACGCCCAGCGCATCGGCCGAGCGGTGGCGCTGCTGCGAACCGACTACGCCAGCCCGGTGCCGGTGGCCCGGCTGGCGGAGGCCGCAGGCATGAGCCCTTCAACCTTCCACCAGCATTTCCGCGCCGTCACCTCGCTGTCGCCGCTGCAGTTTCAGAAGCAGTTGCGGCTCATTGAGGCGCGCCGGCTCATGACGGCGGAAGGCGCTTCCGCCAGCAGCGCGGCTTTCGCCGTCGGCTATGAAAGCGTGTCGCAGTTCACCCGCGAATATGGACGCCTGTTCGGCGCCTCGCCGGTGCGCGACGTGAAGACGGCGCGCGAACAGGTGCGCGCCGCCTGA